A genome region from Camelina sativa cultivar DH55 chromosome 10, Cs, whole genome shotgun sequence includes the following:
- the LOC109126950 gene encoding uncharacterized protein LOC109126950 produces the protein MVMKRTSHVRLLRLLLCLMFVIGLVEASIPGGGMGPEIYTPPSGSCGAPIAKYDISSQVLTKRPPPCRRPRLGNQEDVVTHAKRP, from the exons ATGGTGATGAAGAGAACGTCACATGTTCGTCTCCTACGTCTTCTGCTTTGCCTGATGTTTGTGATTGGTCTTGTTGAAGCTAGTATACCAG GTGGCGGTATGGGTCCAGAAATATATACTCCACCATCAGGATCATGTGGAGCTCCTATTGCCAAATACGATATTTCGTCCCAGGTACTAACCAAGAGACCACCACCATGTAGACGTCCTCGACTCGGAAACCAAGAAGACGTTGTGACACATGCCAAACGTCCTTGA
- the LOC109127011 gene encoding uncharacterized protein LOC109127011 — protein sequence MATKTSQLVSLFFSLLLLLLFVSSQVGFTQAQSDQPTSSPSRPIPPPPPRFYVPPSKSRRGKGT from the exons ATGGCTACAAAGACATCGCAattagtttctctttttttttctttgcttcttctgctTCTATTTGTCTCCTCTCAAGTCGGATTTACACAAGCCCAAAGCGACCAAC CTACAAGTTCACCATCTCGACcaattcctcctcctccgcctcgcTTTTATGTACCTCCTTCAAAATCGCGTAGAGGAAAAGGCACATAA